Proteins from a single region of Flavobacterium sp. K5-23:
- a CDS encoding ribonucleotide-diphosphate reductase subunit beta, whose product MSQIEPILQENKNRFVIFPIKHHDIWEFYKSMEASFWTAEEIDLSQDLNDWNNKLSDDERYFVKHILAFFAASDGIVNENLAENFVNEVQYAEAKFFYGFQIMMENIHSETYSLLIDTYVKDEAEKDDLFNALEVFPAIKKKADWALQWIESDSFAERLIAFAAVEGIFFSGAFCSIYWLKKRGLMPGLTFSNELISRDEGVHCDFAVHLHNHHLVNKVPKERIRSIIVDALNIEREFITESLPVSLIGMNAVLMTQYLEFVADRLLVELGCEREYNTANPFDFMDMISLQGKTNFFEKKVAEYQKSGVMNTDGDAQKISFDADF is encoded by the coding sequence ATGTCGCAAATTGAACCAATTTTACAAGAGAATAAAAATCGTTTCGTAATTTTTCCTATAAAGCATCATGATATATGGGAGTTTTATAAATCAATGGAGGCTAGTTTCTGGACTGCCGAGGAAATTGATTTATCTCAAGATTTAAATGACTGGAACAATAAACTGAGTGATGACGAACGCTATTTCGTGAAACATATTCTTGCGTTTTTTGCTGCATCTGATGGGATTGTGAATGAAAATCTTGCTGAGAATTTTGTGAATGAAGTGCAATATGCCGAGGCTAAATTCTTTTATGGTTTCCAAATCATGATGGAGAACATCCATAGTGAAACCTATTCTTTGTTGATTGATACGTATGTAAAGGACGAAGCGGAAAAAGATGATTTGTTTAATGCACTTGAAGTTTTTCCTGCAATCAAGAAAAAAGCGGATTGGGCTTTACAGTGGATCGAATCGGATTCATTTGCTGAAAGACTGATTGCATTCGCAGCCGTGGAGGGGATTTTCTTCTCGGGAGCATTTTGTTCTATTTACTGGTTGAAAAAACGTGGATTAATGCCGGGACTTACTTTTTCTAATGAATTGATTTCTCGCGACGAAGGAGTTCATTGTGATTTTGCAGTGCATTTACACAACCACCACTTAGTTAATAAAGTGCCTAAAGAAAGAATTAGAAGCATTATTGTTGATGCCTTGAATATTGAAAGAGAATTTATCACTGAATCACTTCCGGTAAGTTTAATAGGAATGAATGCGGTATTGATGACGCAGTATTTAGAATTTGTTGCTGATAGATTATTAGTGGAATTAGGTTGCGAAAGAGAATACAATACTGCCAATCCTTTTGACTTCATGGATATGATTTCATTGCAAGGAAAAACAAATTTCTTTGAAAAGAAAGTGGCTGAATACCAAAAATCTGGTGTGATGAACACAGATGGTGATGCCCAAAAAATATCATTTGACGCTGATTTTTAA